Proteins co-encoded in one Halorussus vallis genomic window:
- a CDS encoding HalOD1 output domain-containing protein translates to MCEESPTDGAIGTENVNLEYHISKGETVVDGVLNAVEKANSNSAQLEDDSTITDSVGDSLPPLFDAVEPVALNNLILTSSGQNLEISFPFAGYEIVVTCPNTIRVHEHPSAASATE, encoded by the coding sequence ATGTGCGAAGAGTCTCCTACTGACGGAGCGATCGGCACCGAGAACGTCAATCTCGAATATCACATTAGCAAAGGTGAGACGGTGGTCGATGGGGTTCTCAATGCAGTAGAGAAGGCAAACAGCAATTCGGCTCAGTTGGAGGACGACTCGACAATTACCGACAGTGTGGGTGATTCGCTTCCGCCTCTTTTCGACGCAGTGGAACCGGTCGCTCTCAACAACCTCATTCTGACCTCATCCGGCCAAAATTTGGAAATCTCGTTCCCGTTTGCGGGATATGAAATCGTAGTCACCTGCCCCAATACCATACGAGTGCACGAGCATCCGTCAGCCGCAAGCGCGACAGAATGA
- a CDS encoding alpha/beta fold hydrolase, whose product MTRIEVEQGVELFVQDWGSGTPIVFIHGWPLSHRMFEYQYIQLPRDDIRCIGVDLRGYGQSSKPWSEYDFDMFADDLKAVLDELDVENVTLAGFSMGGGVVTHYMSRHNEEHVAKLALLGAASPVLAKKPDFPEGADEAAFMDLARGCYEDRAKVSSDFADSMFHSAPSPELKDWFQNMSMESSPQAMADSIEAVGEMDLRSDLADISVPTLICHGVHDQACPFELTAEKLHDGIEDTELVRFEESGHALFYEEKEKLNQELADFSK is encoded by the coding sequence ATGACCCGAATAGAAGTCGAACAGGGGGTCGAGCTGTTCGTTCAGGACTGGGGATCGGGGACACCGATCGTGTTTATTCACGGATGGCCACTAAGCCATCGGATGTTCGAATATCAGTACATCCAACTCCCGAGAGACGATATCAGGTGTATCGGTGTCGACCTCCGTGGCTACGGGCAGTCGAGTAAACCGTGGAGTGAATACGACTTCGATATGTTCGCTGACGACCTCAAAGCGGTTCTCGACGAACTCGATGTCGAGAACGTTACGCTCGCGGGCTTTTCGATGGGTGGGGGAGTCGTCACCCACTATATGAGCCGCCACAACGAAGAACACGTGGCAAAATTGGCGCTTCTCGGTGCCGCGAGCCCCGTTTTGGCCAAGAAACCCGACTTTCCGGAAGGCGCCGATGAAGCCGCGTTCATGGACCTTGCCAGGGGATGCTACGAGGACCGGGCGAAGGTAAGTAGTGACTTCGCCGATTCGATGTTTCACTCCGCACCGAGTCCAGAGCTGAAAGATTGGTTCCAGAACATGAGCATGGAATCGTCGCCGCAAGCCATGGCCGATTCGATCGAAGCGGTCGGCGAGATGGATCTCCGTTCCGACCTCGCGGACATCTCTGTGCCGACGCTCATCTGTCACGGTGTCCACGATCAGGCCTGTCCGTTCGAGCTGACGGCAGAGAAGCTCCACGACGGAATCGAAGACACGGAACTCGTTCGCTTCGAGGAGAGTGGACATGCACTCTTCTACGAGGAAAAGGAGAAACTCAACCAGGAACTGGCCGATTTTAGCAAATAA
- a CDS encoding CBS domain-containing protein — MSSTDRPTARDVMSSPLETISKDATVMDAAKRMREKDISALVVTTTPRAIISSTDVIEAVADGRDTSELQVADVMTSNVETVTPDLYMEEIAAMMTTYGIKHLPVVDDEYLGMVSSTDVTAHLS; from the coding sequence ATGAGTTCTACCGACAGGCCGACCGCCCGAGACGTGATGTCGAGTCCGCTGGAAACCATCTCGAAAGACGCCACGGTGATGGACGCCGCGAAGCGGATGCGCGAGAAGGACATCAGCGCGCTGGTCGTCACGACCACGCCGCGGGCGATAATCAGCAGTACCGACGTGATCGAGGCCGTCGCCGACGGTCGCGACACGTCTGAGCTACAGGTGGCCGACGTGATGACCTCGAACGTCGAGACGGTCACGCCCGACCTCTACATGGAGGAGATCGCCGCGATGATGACGACCTACGGCATCAAGCACCTCCCGGTCGTCGACGACGAGTACCTCGGCATGGTCTCCTCGACCGACGTCACTGCCCACCTGTCGTAG
- a CDS encoding SOS response-associated peptidase, which yields MCGRTSLFVPQSVLEERFDATAVESITPRYNVAPGDDLATVRNDVVDEIDQFEWGLIPSWVDDPDDSPRPINARAETVVEKPMFREAFEQRRCLVLADGFYEWKGRRGSKQPYRITRRDDQPFAFAGLWETWEGPDGVRETATIVTTEANETVADVHDRMPVILDRADERTWLTATDETRLQSVLDPYPDDDLRAYPVSKRVNDPANDSPDIIEEIDIGEQVGFDEFGAS from the coding sequence ATGTGCGGACGAACCTCGCTCTTCGTCCCGCAGTCGGTCCTCGAAGAGCGTTTCGACGCGACTGCGGTCGAATCGATTACCCCGCGGTACAACGTCGCGCCGGGCGACGACCTCGCGACCGTCCGGAACGACGTCGTCGACGAAATCGACCAGTTCGAATGGGGGCTGATTCCGTCCTGGGTCGACGACCCCGACGATTCGCCGCGGCCGATCAACGCGCGGGCCGAAACCGTCGTCGAGAAGCCGATGTTCCGCGAGGCGTTCGAGCAACGCCGGTGTCTCGTCCTCGCCGACGGGTTCTACGAGTGGAAGGGTCGGCGAGGGTCCAAACAGCCCTACCGAATCACGCGTCGCGACGACCAGCCGTTCGCGTTCGCCGGACTGTGGGAGACGTGGGAGGGACCCGACGGAGTCCGAGAAACCGCGACCATCGTCACGACCGAGGCGAACGAAACCGTCGCGGACGTCCACGACCGGATGCCGGTGATACTCGACCGGGCCGACGAGCGGACGTGGCTGACCGCCACCGACGAAACTCGCTTGCAGTCGGTGCTGGACCCCTACCCGGACGACGACCTCCGGGCGTACCCCGTCTCGAAGCGGGTGAACGACCCGGCGAACGACTCGCCCGATATCATCGAAGAGATTGACATCGGCGAACAGGTCGGCTTCGACGAATTCGGCGCGAGTTGA